One Lentibacillus cibarius DNA window includes the following coding sequences:
- a CDS encoding Ger(x)C family spore germination protein yields the protein MKRLFNPKKRLLTIILCFIPIFLSGCWDRTEINDLAIVVGVGLDRTDNGKIELSAQIVNPKVVGGAGMNGGGGQGGEKPVIVKTATGKTIYDARSKLQERTSRRLFEGHNRVIIIGKALAEAGIRKHIDFFARFPVPRLRANVFFTDGKATDILKVIPSFEDGESAEVARELAKLKIGLNVTTKDLLQQLASTSGDTALPIITESKSKLGEGLRVNGTAVFKNNKLTGQIDDKVTRGLLWIIDQIQLSAVTIQPKDAEGYISFKLLRSSTELIPTIKNGKWKMTVQITTEDDVAENETKLDMMDPKTIEKLEKQMEKEIDKRIQLVLDEVQTGMEADIFGFGETFERHYPKRWKQAKDKWNEKFPEIEVVIKSDAKIRRPGRSSGPQGVP from the coding sequence ATGAAACGTTTATTTAACCCGAAGAAACGCCTACTAACAATCATATTATGTTTCATCCCTATTTTTCTGTCAGGCTGCTGGGATCGGACAGAAATCAATGATTTAGCGATTGTTGTAGGCGTGGGGCTTGATAGGACGGATAATGGCAAGATTGAGCTGTCGGCCCAAATCGTCAATCCTAAAGTGGTTGGGGGCGCAGGAATGAACGGCGGTGGCGGACAAGGTGGAGAAAAACCTGTGATTGTTAAAACAGCCACTGGTAAAACGATCTATGATGCCAGATCCAAATTACAAGAAAGGACATCCAGACGGCTTTTTGAGGGGCATAATCGTGTGATCATCATCGGCAAGGCGCTGGCTGAAGCAGGCATTCGTAAGCATATCGACTTTTTTGCCCGATTTCCCGTCCCACGTCTCCGGGCAAATGTATTCTTTACGGATGGGAAAGCCACTGATATTTTAAAAGTTATTCCAAGCTTCGAGGATGGGGAATCTGCAGAAGTTGCAAGGGAACTGGCAAAGCTTAAAATTGGATTGAATGTAACCACCAAAGACTTGCTGCAACAATTAGCCAGCACATCAGGTGATACAGCGTTACCAATAATAACGGAAAGTAAATCCAAATTAGGAGAAGGGTTACGTGTCAATGGCACGGCAGTTTTCAAAAACAATAAACTAACCGGACAAATCGATGACAAAGTGACAAGGGGATTACTGTGGATCATTGATCAGATTCAACTATCTGCCGTCACCATTCAACCAAAGGATGCGGAAGGTTATATTTCCTTTAAATTGCTGCGTTCCAGTACGGAATTAATTCCCACTATCAAAAACGGAAAATGGAAGATGACCGTTCAGATTACCACAGAAGACGATGTTGCCGAAAACGAAACCAAATTGGACATGATGGATCCAAAGACTATAGAAAAACTGGAAAAACAAATGGAAAAAGAAATTGATAAACGTATTCAATTGGTGCTCGACGAGGTGCAAACAGGAATGGAGGCAGACATTTTTGGATTCGGCGAGACGTTTGAGCGCCACTATCCGAAACGATGGAAGCAAGCAAAGGATAAGTGGAATGAAAAATTCCCCGAAATAGAAGTTGTCATAAAAAGTGATGCGAAAATAAGAAGACCCGGCAGATCAAGCGGACCACAAGGCGTACCTTAA
- a CDS encoding endospore germination permease: MIEKGKISAVQMAILLYPTVVATAILILPATTGQFAKQDMWLSPIWASLFGYLAVIIAYRLHHYYPQKTFVQYSEKIVGKFPGKLLGLGFLFFVLHTNGMILRDYAEFVTGNFLLQTPIIVTIMTMAFVCALAVRGGLEVIARSSQIFFPVFIVLFLVIVLLLIPALEPKNIFPVMEEGVNPSIVGAIIPSQWFSELFLISFLLPYLRKKENGLKWGLISTVLILVTLVITNLFSLLLFGDITPSFNYPVMDAARYINIAEFLQHVESIVMAIWVTGMFVKICIFSYVVVIGTAQWLHLSDYRPIVFPIGFLSVSISMWSASNAQELTHFTNTSWTFYACLFLIVIPLVLLLTAKLRNKFQKSSNTER; the protein is encoded by the coding sequence ATGATAGAAAAAGGAAAGATCAGCGCTGTACAGATGGCCATTTTACTTTATCCAACTGTTGTAGCGACGGCTATTCTTATCTTGCCGGCTACGACAGGCCAATTTGCAAAACAGGATATGTGGCTGTCACCAATCTGGGCTTCTTTATTTGGTTATCTTGCTGTCATAATTGCCTATCGTCTCCACCACTATTACCCGCAGAAAACATTTGTGCAATATAGTGAGAAGATTGTGGGGAAATTCCCGGGAAAATTGCTCGGACTTGGTTTCCTCTTTTTCGTCCTGCATACGAATGGAATGATTTTACGGGATTACGCGGAGTTTGTCACTGGGAATTTTCTTTTGCAAACACCAATTATTGTTACGATCATGACCATGGCGTTTGTCTGTGCATTGGCGGTACGCGGCGGGCTGGAGGTAATCGCACGAAGTTCCCAGATTTTCTTTCCTGTCTTTATCGTGTTGTTTCTTGTTATCGTTCTATTATTAATTCCGGCGTTAGAACCGAAAAACATATTCCCTGTTATGGAAGAGGGTGTGAATCCATCGATTGTGGGGGCGATTATACCTTCACAATGGTTTAGTGAATTATTTCTTATTTCTTTTCTTTTACCCTACCTTCGTAAAAAAGAGAACGGATTAAAATGGGGGCTGATTTCAACAGTGCTTATCTTGGTCACTTTGGTTATCACGAATTTATTCTCGCTTCTCTTGTTCGGGGATATTACCCCTTCATTTAACTATCCGGTTATGGACGCTGCCCGTTATATTAATATAGCTGAATTTCTGCAGCATGTGGAATCTATTGTCATGGCTATATGGGTAACAGGCATGTTTGTCAAAATTTGTATTTTCTCCTACGTTGTTGTGATTGGTACGGCGCAATGGCTGCACTTATCTGATTATCGTCCGATTGTGTTTCCCATTGGCTTTTTATCAGTCTCTATCAGTATGTGGAGTGCTTCTAATGCACAGGAACTGACACACTTCACGAATACTTCCTGGACCTTTTATGCCTGTTTATTTCTAATAGTCATTCCCCTTGTTTTGCTGTTGACGGCTAAGTTGCGCAATAAGTTCCAAAAAAGCAGTAACACTGAAAGGTGA
- a CDS encoding spore germination protein, with protein sequence MMWRIRRKKDKKKKQSALKQSKQEQDPLYNHITDNENQLRSIYQDCSDVVFHPFSIGGKHQALLIYIDGLSNTEEIDDSVLSPLMTATGNDQEQQVDKLIKNTVAVSETKAVKTFSDCIQAISTGKPVVLADNSQTGFSLGLSKWEKRSVESPEAEKMIRGPREGFVETLTVNTSMLRRRIRSPKLKMQSMEIGRYTKTNVMVTFVEGIVDKTLVEEVTNRLNRIDIDGVLESGVIEEFIEDDPHSPFPQTLATERPDIVTSNLLDGRVAILIDGTPFSLIVPTTLYTLLQAGEDYYRRYLMSTAIRWLRYLFLVISLLLPSLYVAVLTYHQEMLPTSLLISMAAAREQIPFPALVEVLMMEITFEALREAGVRLPNQVGSAVSIVGALVIGEAAVSAGIVSAPMVIVVAITGIASFTIPRYSAATAIRMLRFPMILLAGTLGLLGIMLGIIMIIVHLATLRSFGEPYLSPMAPMQFNEMKDTLMRAPWWKLNKRPRLTGESNEYRQSPSQKPSPIRGKE encoded by the coding sequence ATGATGTGGCGAATTCGGCGTAAAAAGGATAAAAAGAAAAAACAATCGGCGCTAAAGCAATCGAAACAGGAGCAAGACCCACTATATAATCATATAACCGATAATGAAAACCAGCTACGGTCGATTTACCAGGATTGTTCGGATGTTGTCTTCCATCCTTTTAGCATAGGCGGAAAACACCAGGCGTTGCTTATTTACATAGATGGTTTATCGAATACGGAAGAAATCGATGATAGCGTACTTTCGCCACTTATGACCGCGACAGGAAATGATCAGGAGCAACAAGTAGATAAATTAATCAAGAACACGGTAGCTGTTTCTGAAACAAAAGCTGTCAAAACATTCTCTGATTGTATACAAGCAATTTCCACCGGGAAACCTGTCGTCCTGGCAGACAACAGTCAAACGGGATTTTCCTTAGGTTTATCCAAATGGGAAAAACGTTCGGTGGAATCTCCCGAAGCTGAAAAAATGATACGAGGCCCACGAGAAGGCTTTGTTGAAACATTAACTGTCAATACCTCCATGCTAAGGCGTAGAATCAGAAGTCCAAAGCTGAAGATGCAATCGATGGAAATAGGCCGTTATACCAAAACCAACGTTATGGTTACTTTTGTGGAGGGGATCGTCGACAAGACGCTAGTCGAGGAAGTGACCAATCGATTGAATCGGATTGACATAGATGGCGTGCTGGAAAGTGGTGTGATTGAAGAATTCATTGAAGATGACCCTCATTCTCCTTTTCCGCAAACATTGGCAACGGAACGGCCGGATATCGTAACGTCCAATCTGTTGGATGGACGTGTGGCTATATTGATTGACGGTACTCCCTTTTCCCTCATTGTACCGACAACACTTTACACCCTATTACAGGCGGGGGAAGATTATTACCGGCGTTACCTAATGTCTACAGCGATTCGCTGGCTTCGGTATCTTTTTCTAGTCATATCGCTGCTGCTGCCATCGTTATATGTGGCGGTGCTTACCTATCACCAGGAAATGCTGCCGACATCGCTGTTAATTAGTATGGCAGCAGCACGCGAACAGATTCCCTTCCCGGCACTTGTCGAAGTACTAATGATGGAAATCACTTTTGAGGCGTTACGGGAAGCAGGGGTACGACTTCCAAATCAAGTCGGGTCTGCTGTGAGTATTGTTGGAGCACTCGTCATTGGCGAGGCTGCGGTTTCGGCAGGTATTGTTTCTGCTCCAATGGTTATCGTTGTTGCAATAACAGGGATTGCCTCGTTTACCATTCCCCGTTATTCCGCGGCAACGGCTATTCGCATGCTACGCTTTCCTATGATATTACTTGCGGGGACGCTCGGGCTGCTGGGAATCATGCTTGGCATTATTATGATTATCGTGCATTTGGCGACATTACGCTCATTTGGTGAACCTTATCTAAGTCCGATGGCACCAATGCAATTTAATGAAATGAAGGATACACTGATGCGTGCACCGTGGTGGAAATTAAATAAGCGACCTCGCCTTACCGGTGAATCTAATGAATATCGTCAGTCTCCTAGTCAAAAACCAAGTCCGATACGCGGGAAAGAATAA
- a CDS encoding ABC transporter ATP-binding protein, whose amino-acid sequence MTNVIDFQNVSWKRQGETILHNIDWQVTSGQHWAILGLNGSGKTTLLNMVNGYIWPTAGTIRVLGKTFGKTDIRELRKAIGWVSSSLQERIRGTDLAEQIVISGKFASFGLYDQPVAEDYERAHQLMEQVGCSHLHGRTYQTCSQGEKQKLLIARGLMASPALLILDEPTNGLDFITREELLASIQQLAAQPDAPTILFVTHHIEEILPIFSHTLLLREGTIFDKGKTENLLSASTLSGFYRLPVEAKEQNGRMWLSLQEHIPNTN is encoded by the coding sequence ATGACGAATGTGATCGATTTCCAAAATGTTTCATGGAAAAGACAAGGAGAAACCATCTTACATAATATCGACTGGCAAGTTACCAGCGGGCAGCATTGGGCGATTCTCGGGTTAAATGGCTCCGGAAAAACGACGCTGTTAAACATGGTGAATGGATATATTTGGCCGACAGCCGGAACAATCCGTGTCCTTGGCAAAACATTTGGCAAGACAGATATTCGCGAGCTGCGAAAAGCGATTGGCTGGGTCAGTTCCTCACTGCAGGAAAGGATCAGGGGTACCGATCTTGCTGAACAAATAGTGATCAGTGGTAAATTTGCTTCATTCGGACTGTACGACCAGCCGGTTGCCGAGGATTACGAGCGGGCGCACCAGCTGATGGAACAGGTTGGCTGCAGTCATTTACACGGTCGCACGTATCAGACGTGTTCACAAGGAGAGAAACAAAAACTGCTGATTGCGCGTGGACTCATGGCCTCGCCAGCATTACTCATCCTGGATGAACCAACGAACGGGCTTGACTTTATTACCCGTGAAGAACTGCTCGCCTCCATCCAGCAGCTGGCTGCACAACCGGATGCACCAACCATTCTGTTTGTCACGCATCATATTGAAGAAATCCTGCCGATCTTCAGTCATACGTTATTGCTGCGTGAAGGAACTATTTTTGATAAAGGAAAAACGGAGAATCTGCTGTCGGCAAGCACATTATCAGGGTTTTACCGTCTTCCCGTTGAAGCAAAAGAACAGAACGGTCGCATGTGGCTATCTTTACAGGAACATATCCCCAACACCAATTAG
- a CDS encoding M20 peptidase aminoacylase family protein: MKGGKEVMSDLQNRVKDTFHHLHQHAEISWEETETTAYIASILQEQGCAVTTFADCTGVVGTYGNFDSNLPVVAIRADMDALWQEVDGKFQANHSCGHDAHMAMVLGLVWKITTDPALKNKVALKFIFQPAEELGAGALKMVEKGVVDDVDYLFGVHLRPAEETGMNHAAPVIVHGSNTTYKVEVSGHDAHAARPHLTANAIEVASAIVGQLNSIHLNPRVPHSVKMTNITAGGKSTNIIPGNASFAVDMRAQDNQTMDEMTQKVQEIFQTMERLYGVTITITDTEYIPAAAVNDEAIQIMEHAAARVLGDDHVHPPLVTPGGDDFHFYTIKRPTLKATMLGLGCDLKPGLHHPDMIFHHDALMNGVNILYEAVTGVYRDGDTDS, translated from the coding sequence ATGAAAGGCGGTAAAGAAGTGATGTCGGATTTGCAGAATCGTGTAAAAGATACGTTTCACCATTTGCATCAGCACGCTGAAATCAGCTGGGAAGAAACAGAAACGACAGCCTATATTGCGTCTATTTTACAGGAACAAGGGTGCGCCGTGACAACGTTTGCAGACTGCACAGGCGTGGTCGGTACATACGGCAATTTCGACAGCAACCTGCCAGTCGTCGCCATCCGTGCCGACATGGACGCGTTATGGCAGGAAGTGGACGGAAAATTTCAAGCAAACCATTCATGTGGACACGACGCCCATATGGCGATGGTGCTTGGCTTGGTATGGAAAATAACAACCGATCCAGCGCTGAAAAATAAGGTAGCCTTGAAATTTATTTTTCAGCCTGCTGAGGAACTAGGGGCGGGCGCGTTAAAAATGGTCGAAAAAGGCGTGGTCGATGATGTCGATTATTTATTCGGTGTCCACCTCCGCCCGGCTGAGGAAACGGGAATGAATCACGCAGCGCCGGTCATTGTCCACGGGTCCAATACCACGTATAAGGTAGAAGTCAGCGGCCACGATGCCCACGCGGCCCGGCCGCATTTGACTGCTAACGCGATTGAAGTGGCATCGGCCATCGTAGGTCAGCTTAACAGCATTCATCTTAATCCGCGCGTCCCCCATTCGGTAAAAATGACCAACATCACCGCCGGGGGCAAGAGTACCAATATCATTCCGGGTAACGCTTCGTTCGCGGTGGATATGCGCGCACAGGATAATCAGACGATGGATGAGATGACGCAAAAGGTACAGGAAATATTTCAGACGATGGAACGTCTCTATGGGGTGACCATCACGATCACGGACACGGAATACATTCCGGCAGCAGCCGTCAACGATGAAGCCATTCAGATTATGGAACATGCTGCAGCACGCGTACTCGGCGACGACCATGTGCATCCACCGCTCGTGACACCAGGCGGCGACGACTTTCATTTTTACACTATCAAGCGCCCGACCTTAAAAGCGACCATGCTCGGCCTTGGGTGTGACCTTAAACCAGGCCTCCACCACCCGGACATGATCTTTCATCATGACGCGTTAATGAACGGTGTCAACATATTGTATGAGGCCGTTACAGGCGTGTACCGTGACGGGGATACGGACAGTTAG
- a CDS encoding GNAT family N-acetyltransferase, protein MMETPMLTEGELKTTGEPFHVRMLASTDLTTILQLQSAVAASLENPEQLQSLTREEFSSILSGNGFMIGTFIGDDLIAFRAMFVPPTDDPEHLGTDAGLGEEDLSKMIYSEVSVVHPRYQGNGLQTYMGHLVMAHVDATRFPYVAATVAPFNIPSLKDKLALGMEIVALKEKYNGKLRYVLFRIFCRTKSRPQLM, encoded by the coding sequence ATGATGGAAACACCTATGCTTACAGAAGGCGAATTGAAGACAACTGGTGAGCCATTTCATGTCCGAATGCTTGCCAGTACTGATCTTACAACCATTTTGCAGCTCCAGTCTGCCGTGGCAGCATCCCTGGAAAATCCGGAACAGCTGCAATCCCTTACACGAGAGGAATTTTCATCTATTTTATCCGGTAACGGGTTTATGATCGGGACATTTATTGGTGACGATTTAATTGCATTTCGCGCTATGTTCGTCCCCCCCACCGATGATCCGGAGCACCTTGGGACGGATGCTGGTCTCGGAGAAGAGGATCTTTCGAAAATGATCTATTCCGAGGTTTCCGTCGTCCACCCTAGGTATCAGGGAAATGGCTTGCAGACGTATATGGGCCACTTGGTCATGGCGCATGTAGATGCAACACGGTTTCCGTACGTGGCAGCAACCGTTGCCCCATTCAACATTCCCAGCCTAAAGGATAAGCTCGCACTCGGCATGGAAATCGTTGCATTAAAAGAAAAATATAACGGAAAACTGCGGTATGTCCTCTTCCGAATCTTTTGTCGGACGAAAAGCCGTCCCCAACTGATGTAA
- a CDS encoding mandelate racemase/muconate lactonizing enzyme family protein, producing the protein MKITAIEAFVIELPLIEPFTISYVSYDKMPSVIVKVTTDDGWTGYGEGVADEHVTGELVESVYQVITKTLAPLLIGENPFNQERVHTIMDRAILGAPTAKAALDIACFDIAGKALGVPAYSLLGGRFHDRFPITHVLSIDTPEMMADKAEKHVAKGYTSFKLKVGYDRQDDVDRIKAVHDRVGRQAKIRVDVNQGWQSSAAALQALNDLNNVSLDWLEQPVLASDIDALREVKAKATVPIMADEALTGFKEMREIIAKRAADKVNIKLMKCGGMYPAAKLAAMAEMAGMDCQVGSMVESSIGSAAGFHVAFSKKMITSVELTGPLKFSRDIGNLHYDVPFIQLNTRPGLGVDIDEAILNDLTVYSEEVTS; encoded by the coding sequence ATGAAAATAACAGCCATTGAAGCTTTTGTCATTGAACTGCCATTAATCGAACCGTTTACCATTAGTTACGTTTCGTACGATAAGATGCCATCAGTCATTGTAAAAGTGACAACAGATGATGGCTGGACAGGCTATGGAGAAGGTGTTGCGGATGAACATGTAACAGGCGAATTGGTAGAAAGTGTTTACCAGGTGATTACGAAAACACTTGCCCCCCTGCTTATTGGTGAAAATCCGTTCAACCAGGAAAGAGTGCATACCATCATGGACCGGGCGATTCTCGGCGCCCCAACCGCCAAGGCTGCACTGGACATCGCATGCTTCGATATTGCCGGAAAAGCACTTGGGGTACCAGCTTATTCCCTGCTTGGCGGCCGTTTCCATGACCGATTTCCGATCACCCATGTGCTCAGCATTGACACCCCGGAAATGATGGCCGACAAGGCGGAGAAGCATGTGGCTAAAGGGTATACATCGTTTAAATTGAAAGTGGGCTACGATAGACAGGATGATGTGGACCGAATCAAAGCGGTTCATGATCGTGTCGGCCGTCAAGCAAAAATCCGGGTCGATGTGAATCAGGGCTGGCAGTCATCCGCTGCAGCCTTACAAGCGCTAAATGATTTGAACAACGTATCCCTGGACTGGCTGGAGCAACCGGTTCTAGCGTCAGATATCGATGCCCTTCGTGAGGTGAAAGCCAAGGCGACAGTGCCGATCATGGCGGATGAAGCGCTCACCGGCTTTAAGGAGATGCGGGAGATTATTGCCAAACGGGCTGCTGATAAAGTGAATATCAAGCTGATGAAGTGCGGCGGCATGTATCCGGCTGCCAAACTAGCAGCCATGGCTGAAATGGCCGGTATGGACTGCCAAGTCGGTTCCATGGTCGAGTCGTCCATTGGCTCGGCGGCAGGATTTCATGTGGCTTTTTCCAAAAAAATGATCACAAGTGTCGAGCTCACCGGACCGCTCAAATTTTCCCGGGATATTGGCAACCTGCATTATGACGTGCCGTTTATCCAATTGAATACACGTCCGGGCCTTGGTGTAGATATCGACGAAGCCATCCTTAATGATCTAACCGTTTATTCAGAGGAGGTTACCTCATGA
- the nhaC gene encoding Na+/H+ antiporter NhaC, with the protein MSVDIKKRHIPVWWAVLPLAIMITAMVLTIVVFKGEPHIPLIVGTTVAALVAWKNGYAWTEIEEMMFRGIRLALPAVIIIMMVGLTIGAWVGGGIVATMIYYGLKIISPSLFLVTIIIICGLVALTVGSSWATMGTIGVAGMGIGMSMGIPAPMVAGAVISGSYFGDKMSPLSDTTNLASGLTNTDLFDHIKYMFYTTIPGLIIALIVFFFLGRNFGSGKIEKGGISQMMADMQANFVISPYLLLVPLTVILLVALRVPAIPAIAVGVVMGFFSEIIVQGDTISNALAVLQNGYTIDTSNEMVSELFNRGGLMSMMYTVSMTIVAMTFGGILEYSGMLQAMMDQLLKVVKRTGSLIASTIGACFLTNATCSEQYISIVVPSRMFASVYKEKGLQSKTLSRSLEDGGTLTSVFVPWNTCGVFIYGTLGVHAFAYAPYAILNFSVPLIALFYAFTGLTIAKMKNANQNETNRKIESAQ; encoded by the coding sequence ATGAGTGTTGATATTAAGAAACGACATATACCGGTTTGGTGGGCAGTTCTGCCACTGGCAATCATGATTACGGCAATGGTACTGACAATTGTTGTATTCAAAGGGGAGCCCCATATTCCGTTAATCGTCGGAACAACTGTTGCGGCACTTGTCGCTTGGAAAAACGGCTATGCATGGACAGAAATAGAGGAAATGATGTTTCGCGGCATTCGCCTTGCGCTTCCCGCGGTGATTATCATCATGATGGTTGGTTTGACGATTGGTGCCTGGGTAGGAGGCGGCATTGTTGCGACAATGATTTATTACGGGTTGAAAATCATCTCCCCTTCCCTATTTTTGGTAACAATCATCATTATTTGTGGACTTGTAGCGCTGACCGTGGGTAGTTCCTGGGCGACAATGGGGACAATCGGTGTGGCCGGCATGGGAATTGGCATGAGTATGGGGATTCCTGCACCAATGGTAGCGGGGGCAGTTATTTCCGGCTCTTATTTTGGCGATAAAATGTCACCGCTTTCAGACACGACAAACCTAGCTTCAGGACTGACAAATACAGACTTATTCGATCACATCAAGTATATGTTTTACACGACAATACCCGGCTTGATTATTGCCCTGATTGTGTTTTTCTTTTTGGGAAGGAACTTTGGATCCGGAAAGATTGAGAAGGGAGGAATCAGTCAGATGATGGCGGATATGCAAGCCAATTTCGTCATTTCTCCCTACCTCCTGTTAGTGCCATTGACCGTTATTTTACTGGTGGCCCTAAGGGTTCCGGCCATTCCGGCTATAGCTGTAGGGGTGGTTATGGGATTCTTTTCTGAAATTATCGTACAAGGAGATACGATTTCCAATGCGTTAGCTGTGTTGCAAAACGGATATACCATCGATACATCCAATGAAATGGTTTCTGAATTATTCAATCGTGGCGGTTTAATGTCGATGATGTATACCGTTTCGATGACCATTGTCGCCATGACGTTTGGCGGTATTCTGGAATACTCCGGCATGTTACAGGCGATGATGGATCAGCTGCTGAAGGTGGTTAAAAGGACAGGCTCCCTAATCGCTTCAACCATCGGAGCATGCTTTTTAACAAATGCCACGTGTTCCGAACAATATATTTCTATCGTCGTTCCATCACGCATGTTTGCTAGTGTTTACAAGGAAAAGGGATTGCAATCAAAAACCCTCTCCCGCTCACTGGAGGACGGCGGAACCTTAACGAGTGTTTTTGTACCTTGGAATACGTGTGGTGTATTCATTTACGGAACATTAGGTGTCCATGCTTTTGCCTATGCACCCTACGCTATCTTAAATTTTTCCGTTCCGCTGATTGCACTGTTCTATGCCTTTACCGGGCTTACGATTGCAAAAATGAAAAATGCCAATCAAAATGAAACTAATAGAAAAATAGAATCAGCACAATAA
- a CDS encoding SDR family NAD(P)-dependent oxidoreductase, translating to MTQLLTGKAGLVTASGSGIGRGSAVALAKAGAKVMVSDVDEEAGKETVRIITENGGEAKFFKCDVSDEEQVKALVDETVAAFGKLDFAHNNAGINAGQKKIGELDSNDWDKTLKVTLYGTFYSIKHEVNAMLKTGGGAIVNTASGAGVEGSPNMTPYTASKHGIVGLTKSVALEYGKQGIRINSIAPGATMTPAIEKWAERAPEQYNGVLESLPAGEMSTPEDQGNAVTFLCSDLARQISGVTIPVDGGYVAGKLQQ from the coding sequence ATGACACAACTACTGACTGGTAAAGCTGGTTTAGTAACAGCATCGGGGTCAGGCATTGGCAGAGGAAGTGCTGTTGCTTTAGCTAAAGCCGGGGCCAAAGTAATGGTTTCTGATGTTGACGAAGAAGCAGGAAAGGAAACGGTAAGAATCATAACGGAAAATGGAGGGGAAGCCAAGTTCTTCAAGTGTGACGTGAGTGATGAGGAACAAGTAAAAGCTCTAGTCGATGAAACAGTTGCGGCTTTTGGAAAGTTGGATTTTGCCCATAATAACGCTGGTATCAATGCCGGTCAAAAGAAAATTGGAGAATTGGATTCAAATGACTGGGATAAAACATTAAAAGTTACGTTATATGGGACTTTCTATAGCATTAAACATGAAGTGAATGCGATGCTGAAAACTGGTGGTGGCGCAATCGTTAATACAGCGTCCGGTGCTGGAGTAGAAGGTTCCCCGAATATGACACCATATACCGCATCCAAACACGGGATCGTTGGATTAACGAAATCTGTCGCCCTGGAATATGGGAAACAAGGCATTCGAATTAATTCCATCGCTCCGGGTGCAACAATGACACCCGCGATAGAAAAATGGGCGGAAAGAGCACCCGAACAATATAATGGCGTTTTGGAATCCCTTCCAGCCGGTGAAATGTCGACACCTGAAGACCAGGGAAATGCAGTGACGTTCTTATGTTCTGACTTGGCCAGACAAATTAGTGGTGTCACCATCCCTGTTGACGGTGGATATGTGGCAGGTAAATTACAACAGTAA
- a CDS encoding hemagglutinin, which translates to MTNEQNDQIMQAIKELHDQMNDGFAKVDKRFEEVDKRFEEIDKRFEEVDKRFDHFRAEMNSRFDEVDKRFDVMDERVNKLQDSMNLLARKNFENETEIYRIKKAIGQQ; encoded by the coding sequence GTGACGAATGAACAAAATGATCAAATCATGCAAGCCATCAAGGAGCTGCATGATCAAATGAATGACGGCTTTGCAAAGGTAGACAAACGATTTGAAGAAGTGGACAAACGGTTTGAAGAAATAGATAAACGATTTGAAGAAGTAGACAAACGATTTGATCACTTCCGAGCGGAGATGAATTCAAGATTTGATGAAGTGGATAAGCGATTTGATGTAATGGATGAAAGGGTAAATAAATTGCAGGACAGTATGAATCTGCTCGCTAGGAAAAACTTCGAAAACGAAACCGAAATTTACAGAATTAAAAAGGCAATCGGTCAGCAATGA
- a CDS encoding Lin0512 family protein — MKDILFIETGMGIDVHGQDVNVASKRAVTNAIHYNSMPGVRKMLPDQSLDNMQVHVKLAIPKDHDQLDEEMIKALIPYGTVTVEVMNGGMATTSGIYLEDQQDKNDFMYIVNAVVEVGY, encoded by the coding sequence ATGAAAGACATTCTATTCATTGAAACAGGTATGGGGATTGACGTGCATGGTCAGGACGTTAACGTAGCATCAAAACGGGCTGTAACCAATGCGATTCACTATAATTCCATGCCCGGTGTGCGAAAAATGCTTCCGGACCAAAGCCTGGACAATATGCAAGTCCATGTGAAACTTGCCATTCCTAAAGACCATGATCAGCTGGATGAAGAAATGATCAAAGCACTCATTCCGTACGGGACAGTCACTGTGGAAGTAATGAATGGTGGTATGGCCACGACCAGCGGGATTTATCTGGAGGATCAGCAGGATAAAAATGACTTTATGTATATCGTCAACGCAGTGGTGGAAGTAGGTTATTAA